One Sediminicola sp. YIK13 DNA segment encodes these proteins:
- a CDS encoding penicillin-binding protein yields the protein MATTEKNILTRLYIVVGFLFLFAIAVLVKLVSIQMVDGDKYRKLAMDRTEKMFTIAPNRGNLYSDDGSLLATSVSRYSIRFDAETVSDKDFEENVKPLSDALSKTFNKPSSYYQQLFRKAKANKNRYKLIARNLDYSDYIKVKEFPLFNKGPYKGGLIVEQKTVREHPLGKMAERSVGYERVDENGYYTRVGLEGAFGEYLRGVEGKRLKQKIAKGQWKPIGFDNIVEPQDGYDVISTIDINIQDIAHHALLGQLEKYKADHGCVIVMETKTGEIKAISNLGITGDGNYYERLNYAVGESHEPGSTFKLMSLVAALEDKVVDTSTVIDTEKGQWRVYDRTVRDSKWGGYGKISVAKAFELSSNTAFAKIIHNNYKDNPGKFVNRLMNMDLHKELGLPINGEGTPVIRYPGDKGWSGISLAWMSHGYEVALTPLQTLSFYNAIANDGEMVKPRLIKEVREWDKTILKFEKEVINPSICSQETVNKVQQLLKDVVEKDYGTGHGLYSPNFSMAGKTGTCQKDYVSKDPNKLKYISTFAGYFPADNPKYSCIVVIHEPDKSVGYYGADVSGPVFKSIAQKIYATNPLTDEIEDMRPEAVQLEKNYEQYYAKAQQDYKILPNVQGMSGMDAVALLENLGIEVEVKGNGKVRSQSISQGTDLNKVKKIILELS from the coding sequence GTGGCTACGACGGAAAAAAACATATTGACCCGATTGTATATAGTGGTGGGATTTCTATTCCTGTTCGCTATTGCCGTTTTGGTAAAGCTGGTCAGCATCCAGATGGTGGACGGGGACAAGTACCGAAAGCTCGCCATGGATAGGACAGAAAAGATGTTTACCATTGCCCCTAATAGGGGCAATTTGTATTCTGATGATGGGAGTTTGTTGGCGACCTCTGTTTCCAGGTATTCCATACGTTTTGATGCAGAAACTGTAAGCGACAAGGATTTTGAAGAGAATGTAAAGCCATTGTCGGACGCATTATCCAAAACGTTCAATAAGCCTTCTTCTTATTATCAGCAGTTGTTCCGTAAGGCAAAGGCCAATAAGAATAGGTATAAATTGATAGCCCGCAATCTTGATTATTCAGATTACATAAAGGTGAAGGAGTTTCCGTTGTTCAACAAAGGTCCATATAAAGGTGGACTCATTGTAGAACAAAAGACGGTGCGTGAGCACCCCCTGGGAAAAATGGCAGAACGAAGTGTTGGTTATGAAAGGGTAGATGAAAACGGTTATTACACCCGTGTAGGTCTAGAAGGGGCCTTTGGAGAATATTTAAGGGGCGTTGAAGGAAAGAGATTAAAGCAGAAAATTGCCAAAGGGCAATGGAAGCCCATAGGATTTGATAATATCGTGGAGCCTCAGGATGGGTACGATGTTATATCTACCATTGATATCAATATTCAGGACATAGCACATCATGCCCTTTTGGGACAGTTAGAAAAATACAAGGCAGATCATGGTTGTGTTATTGTAATGGAGACCAAGACCGGAGAAATTAAGGCCATTTCCAATTTGGGCATTACCGGTGATGGGAATTATTATGAGCGTTTAAATTATGCCGTAGGAGAATCCCACGAACCTGGGTCAACCTTTAAATTAATGTCGTTGGTGGCAGCCTTGGAGGATAAGGTAGTGGATACAAGTACGGTTATTGATACTGAAAAGGGACAATGGCGGGTTTATGATAGAACTGTTAGGGATTCTAAATGGGGAGGTTACGGCAAAATATCCGTAGCTAAGGCATTTGAGCTTTCCTCCAATACTGCTTTTGCCAAAATCATCCATAATAACTATAAGGATAATCCGGGAAAATTTGTCAATAGACTAATGAACATGGATCTCCACAAAGAGTTGGGACTGCCTATTAATGGAGAAGGCACCCCTGTGATAAGATATCCTGGGGACAAAGGTTGGTCCGGAATTTCTTTGGCATGGATGTCTCATGGATATGAGGTTGCCCTGACCCCCTTGCAGACACTTTCTTTCTATAATGCCATTGCCAATGATGGTGAAATGGTAAAACCCAGATTGATCAAAGAGGTTAGGGAATGGGACAAGACCATACTGAAATTTGAGAAAGAGGTTATCAATCCTTCTATTTGCTCTCAAGAGACGGTGAACAAGGTGCAGCAACTTTTAAAGGATGTTGTAGAAAAGGATTACGGAACTGGCCATGGCTTGTACTCTCCTAATTTTTCCATGGCAGGAAAAACAGGTACTTGTCAAAAAGATTATGTGTCCAAGGATCCTAACAAGTTAAAGTACATTTCTACTTTCGCTGGTTATTTTCCTGCAGATAACCCAAAGTACTCCTGCATCGTCGTTATTCATGAGCCCGATAAAAGCGTAGGATACTATGGGGCAGATGTTTCCGGTCCGGTATTTAAGTCCATTGCCCAAAAAATTTACGCAACCAATCCATTGACAGATGAGATTGAGGATATGCGACCTGAAGCGGTGCAGTTGGAAAAAAACTACGAGCAATACTACGCAAAAGCACAACAGGATTATAAGATACTTCCAAATGTTCAAGGGATGAGCGGTATGGATGCCGTGGCCCTTTTGGAAAATTTAGGAATAGAAGTAGAGGTGAAGGGTAATGGTAAGGTAAGAAGTCAGTCCATCTCCCAGGGAACGGATCTGAACAAGGTCAAAAAAATAATATTGGAACTTTCATGA
- a CDS encoding UDP-N-acetylmuramoyl-L-alanyl-D-glutamate--2,6-diaminopimelate ligase, whose protein sequence is MMLLKDILYGVSLSAVSGSTNVMVNAIVFDSRKVGLDDVFVAIKGTVTDGHKYIEHVVAAGAKAIICEELPSVMVNGVVYVEVDNGNKALAIMASNYYGNPSKNLKLIGITGTNGKTTISSLLYQLFKKAGFKVGLISTIKIMVDDNVYATSHTTPDALTINYHLHLMNEVGVEYCFMEVSSHGIHQKRTEGLVFAGAIFTNLSHDHLDYHKTFAEYRDTKKILFDKLPKSAFALTNIDDKNGLVMLQNTKARKFTYALKSYADYRAQILENQFHGQLLKIDGDEVWSRLIGDFNAYNMLAIYSTADLLGLEKLEILRLLSELENVDGRFQYFISKEKITAIVDYAHTPDALKNVLITINALRTGNEKVITVVGCGGDRDKSKRPVMGHIATEFSNQAIFTSDNPRTESPAQIIKDMEEGVEAQNVRKVLAIENREQAIKTACQLAEANDIILIAGKGHETYQETNGVRVDFDDYKKVKELLTMLNK, encoded by the coding sequence ATGATGTTGTTAAAAGACATATTGTATGGGGTTAGCCTATCCGCTGTTAGCGGAAGCACCAATGTTATGGTCAATGCTATTGTTTTTGATTCCAGAAAGGTAGGATTGGATGATGTTTTTGTCGCCATTAAAGGGACTGTCACAGATGGTCATAAATATATAGAACATGTAGTTGCAGCTGGCGCCAAAGCAATTATCTGTGAAGAACTTCCCAGTGTAATGGTGAACGGGGTAGTCTATGTAGAGGTTGATAATGGGAATAAAGCCTTGGCAATCATGGCTTCAAACTATTACGGAAACCCGTCCAAAAATTTGAAATTGATAGGGATAACTGGTACCAATGGTAAAACCACTATCAGTAGTCTTTTGTATCAGTTGTTTAAAAAGGCAGGTTTTAAAGTGGGCTTGATCTCCACTATAAAAATCATGGTAGATGACAATGTTTATGCTACCAGCCATACGACTCCAGATGCCTTGACCATTAATTATCACTTGCATTTAATGAACGAGGTGGGAGTCGAGTATTGTTTTATGGAGGTGAGCTCCCATGGAATTCATCAAAAAAGAACAGAGGGACTAGTATTTGCAGGGGCCATTTTCACCAATTTGTCTCATGACCATTTAGACTATCACAAGACCTTTGCAGAATATAGGGATACCAAAAAAATACTTTTTGATAAGTTACCTAAATCAGCTTTTGCCCTCACCAATATCGATGACAAAAACGGATTGGTGATGCTGCAGAACACAAAAGCCAGAAAATTCACCTATGCCTTAAAATCTTACGCAGATTACAGGGCCCAGATCTTAGAGAACCAATTCCATGGTCAATTGTTAAAGATTGATGGGGATGAGGTCTGGTCTAGGTTGATAGGGGATTTTAACGCTTACAATATGTTAGCTATTTATTCCACTGCCGATCTTTTGGGATTGGAAAAACTGGAGATATTAAGGTTGCTGAGTGAACTGGAAAATGTAGATGGCAGATTCCAATATTTTATATCCAAAGAAAAAATTACAGCAATAGTCGATTATGCCCATACGCCGGACGCACTAAAAAATGTACTTATTACGATAAATGCATTGAGGACTGGAAATGAAAAAGTCATTACCGTAGTGGGGTGCGGTGGTGACAGAGACAAGTCTAAACGTCCGGTTATGGGTCATATCGCTACAGAATTTAGCAATCAGGCCATTTTCACTTCGGATAATCCACGTACAGAATCTCCTGCACAGATTATTAAGGATATGGAAGAAGGGGTAGAGGCGCAAAATGTACGCAAGGTACTTGCTATTGAAAATAGGGAGCAGGCAATTAAAACAGCTTGTCAATTGGCAGAGGCCAATGATATCATCCTCATAGCGGGAAAAGGCCATGAGACCTACCAGGAGACCAATGGGGTGCGGGTAGATTTTGATGATTATAAAAAAGTGAAGGAATTATTAACGATGTTAAATAAGTAG
- the mraY gene encoding phospho-N-acetylmuramoyl-pentapeptide-transferase: MLYYLFEYLEKHYQIPGAGLFQFITFRAAIAVLFSLIIATAYGKRIILFLQRKQIGETVRDLGLDGQKQKAGTPTMGGLIIIIATLIPVLLFAKLDNIYIILLIVTTIWMGIIGFVDDYIKIFKKDKEGLKGRFKIMGQVVLGLIVGSTLYFHPQVTMKEANRTLITQSYTVVAQSGDEIKSTKTTVPFFKNNELDYSVFITWAGEGLQPYAWLIFIPIIIIIVTAVSNGANLTDGIDGLAAGTSAIIVFTLGIFAFVSGNIIFSDYLDIMFIPRAGELVVFIAAFLGALVGFLWYNAFPAQVFMGDTGSLTIGGIIAVIAIIVRKELLIPVLCGIFFAESISVMLQVGYFKYTKKKFGEGRRVFLMAPLHHHYQKRGYHESKIVTRFWIIGILLAIVCIVTLKVR; this comes from the coding sequence ATGTTATACTACCTTTTTGAATATTTAGAAAAACATTACCAAATCCCTGGGGCGGGACTGTTCCAATTTATAACGTTCCGTGCAGCGATTGCGGTGTTGTTCTCTTTGATCATAGCTACAGCCTACGGAAAGCGTATCATACTTTTTTTACAGCGCAAGCAGATTGGAGAAACTGTAAGAGATTTGGGACTTGACGGTCAGAAACAAAAAGCTGGTACCCCAACCATGGGAGGGCTAATAATTATAATAGCTACGTTGATTCCAGTGCTGTTGTTTGCCAAGTTGGACAATATTTATATCATCCTTTTGATTGTCACCACCATTTGGATGGGGATTATTGGATTTGTGGATGACTACATAAAAATTTTCAAGAAGGACAAAGAGGGGTTAAAAGGGAGGTTTAAAATAATGGGGCAAGTGGTGTTGGGCCTAATCGTGGGTTCAACCCTTTATTTTCACCCCCAGGTGACCATGAAAGAAGCAAACAGAACTTTAATAACACAAAGTTATACGGTAGTTGCCCAATCTGGCGATGAAATAAAATCCACGAAAACCACGGTTCCTTTTTTTAAGAATAATGAGCTCGATTATAGTGTTTTTATCACTTGGGCCGGAGAAGGCCTGCAACCTTATGCGTGGCTGATCTTTATTCCAATCATTATCATCATAGTAACAGCGGTATCCAATGGCGCAAATTTAACCGATGGTATAGATGGTTTGGCCGCGGGAACCTCGGCGATAATTGTCTTTACCCTGGGTATTTTTGCTTTCGTTTCCGGTAATATCATTTTTTCGGACTATCTGGATATCATGTTCATACCAAGAGCAGGGGAATTGGTGGTATTTATAGCCGCCTTTTTAGGGGCTCTGGTTGGGTTCTTATGGTACAATGCCTTTCCTGCCCAGGTATTTATGGGAGATACGGGTAGCCTTACCATTGGGGGGATAATTGCTGTTATAGCCATTATCGTAAGAAAAGAACTCTTGATTCCTGTGTTGTGTGGAATCTTCTTTGCTGAGTCAATTTCAGTAATGCTACAAGTAGGATATTTTAAGTACACCAAGAAAAAATTTGGTGAAGGCCGGCGTGTGTTTCTAATGGCGCCACTTCATCATCATTACCAAAAAAGGGGCTATCACGAAAGTAAGATTGTGACCAGGTTCTGGATTATAGGAATTCTCTTGGCAATTGTTTGTATCGT